A region from the Candidatus Baltobacteraceae bacterium genome encodes:
- a CDS encoding glycosyltransferase family 39 protein — translation MTKRIAWLAAAVVFFVHALGNAHYGFFRDELYFIICGFHPQWGYVDQPPVVPLLAAFTQLGGHSLFLLRLVPALCAAAGVYVTCLLVLEFGGGVFAQVMASLAFLFAGVLLSFGEKVGPDEIGLWAWPLIALLVARIVRGGDPRLWLAAGFVGGVAIESKYAVLFFLAALFIGLLFTPQRRVLADRWFVVGAALMLLIALPNFLWQAHYDFPMWQLLRNGQNGKNVIVGPLVYLLQEILITNVFLFPVWVIGLYWLLRNSAYRFLGYAYVILIAEMMLFHGKHYYPADVYPILIAAGGVQLEAWTRTVWPARAAMLVYTLVLGPVFVPFSLPILSEPSFVAYQSRIDALFHTSNRVLATEYNRETSVLPGDWADMHGWPEMAATVKRVYDSLPPGDRAVAVVFAGNYGEAAAVQFFAPGIPVISTHNQYWLWGPGAYDGRVMVQVNGTCWAKEHYFASRTIAAAIDSRWAIAYENHIPVNICRGLKIPVAQLWAESKNYE, via the coding sequence GTGACCAAACGCATCGCGTGGCTTGCGGCCGCGGTCGTTTTCTTCGTGCACGCGCTCGGCAACGCGCACTACGGATTCTTCCGCGACGAACTCTATTTCATCATCTGCGGCTTCCACCCGCAGTGGGGCTACGTCGATCAGCCACCGGTCGTGCCGTTGTTGGCGGCGTTCACGCAACTCGGTGGACACTCGCTCTTTTTGCTTCGCCTCGTGCCGGCGCTCTGCGCCGCGGCCGGCGTGTACGTGACGTGCCTGCTCGTGTTGGAATTCGGCGGCGGCGTCTTCGCGCAGGTGATGGCGTCGCTGGCGTTTCTCTTCGCGGGCGTCCTGTTGAGCTTCGGTGAAAAGGTCGGTCCCGACGAGATCGGATTGTGGGCCTGGCCGCTGATCGCGCTGCTGGTCGCGCGCATCGTCCGCGGCGGTGATCCACGGCTCTGGCTCGCTGCCGGATTCGTCGGCGGCGTCGCGATCGAGAGCAAGTACGCGGTGCTGTTCTTCCTCGCCGCGCTGTTCATCGGGCTGCTCTTCACGCCGCAGCGCCGCGTGCTCGCCGACCGGTGGTTCGTCGTCGGCGCGGCGCTGATGCTGCTGATCGCGCTGCCGAACTTTCTCTGGCAGGCGCATTACGACTTTCCGATGTGGCAGCTGCTGCGCAACGGTCAAAACGGTAAGAACGTGATCGTCGGGCCGCTGGTCTATCTGCTCCAGGAAATCCTGATCACGAATGTGTTTCTGTTTCCGGTGTGGGTGATCGGGCTCTACTGGCTTTTGCGCAACAGCGCGTATCGTTTCTTGGGCTACGCCTACGTGATCCTCATCGCGGAGATGATGCTCTTTCACGGCAAGCACTACTACCCGGCCGACGTCTATCCGATCCTGATCGCGGCGGGGGGCGTGCAGCTCGAGGCCTGGACGCGCACGGTATGGCCGGCGCGTGCCGCGATGCTCGTGTACACGCTCGTGCTCGGCCCGGTCTTCGTTCCGTTCTCGCTGCCGATTCTCTCGGAACCGTCGTTCGTTGCTTACCAATCGCGGATCGACGCGCTATTCCACACCTCGAACCGCGTGCTGGCGACCGAGTACAATCGCGAGACCTCGGTGCTGCCGGGCGATTGGGCAGATATGCACGGCTGGCCCGAGATGGCCGCGACCGTGAAGCGGGTCTACGATTCGCTTCCGCCGGGCGATCGCGCCGTCGCCGTCGTCTTCGCCGGCAACTACGGCGAAGCCGCGGCGGTGCAATTCTTCGCGCCGGGCATTCCGGTGATCAGTACGCACAACCAGTATTGGCTGTGGGGACCCGGCGCGTACGACGGCCGCGTGATGGTCCAAGTGAACGGAACGTGCTGGGCCAAGGAGCACTACTTCGCGTCGCGCACGATCGCGGCCGCGATCGATTCGCGATGGGCGATCGCCTACGAGAATCACATTCCGGTCAACATCTGCCGCGGTTTGAAGATCCCGGTCGCGCAGCTCTGGGCCGAGTCGAAGAATTATGAGTGA
- a CDS encoding alpha/beta hydrolase, whose translation MRGILLPPASSPAASYDEGRSRAHAIMALDDASIAPTARTVLLEGGSRTPWCVVLLHGLTNHPGQFVEFAPQVHALGANVFVPRMPFHGYADRMTNSIAGLTAEMLLESTYGAVDAAAGLGERVAVLGISMGGLLCAHLAQYRADVTTSVPVAPDFGLLEFSRTITDLLTTLLLHLPNVFLWWDPRIKAAQRPATAYPRFATHALMQTLRIGNAVYTAARTMPPVAARIATIVNAADPAVNNAETLETVTRWRARRADGIDYLELTNLPENHDIIDPDNPLARTDLVYPKLIEILALSSFDSGASRLRSG comes from the coding sequence GTGCGCGGCATACTCCTGCCTCCCGCTAGTTCGCCCGCTGCGTCCTACGATGAGGGCCGCTCGCGCGCGCACGCGATCATGGCGTTGGATGACGCATCGATTGCACCGACCGCGCGCACGGTGTTGCTCGAAGGCGGAAGCCGTACGCCGTGGTGCGTCGTGCTCTTGCACGGCCTCACCAATCACCCGGGTCAGTTCGTCGAATTCGCTCCGCAGGTCCACGCCTTGGGCGCGAACGTGTTCGTACCGCGCATGCCGTTCCACGGATACGCGGATCGCATGACCAATTCGATCGCCGGGTTGACCGCCGAAATGCTGCTGGAGAGCACGTACGGTGCCGTCGACGCTGCCGCCGGGCTCGGCGAGCGCGTTGCAGTGCTCGGCATCTCGATGGGCGGTCTGCTCTGCGCGCATCTTGCGCAATATCGCGCCGACGTTACGACTAGCGTGCCGGTCGCGCCGGACTTCGGACTGCTGGAATTCTCGCGGACGATAACCGATCTGCTCACGACGCTCCTGCTGCATCTGCCGAATGTTTTTCTCTGGTGGGATCCGCGGATCAAAGCCGCGCAGCGGCCGGCCACGGCATATCCGCGCTTTGCGACCCACGCGTTGATGCAAACCTTGCGCATCGGCAACGCGGTGTATACGGCGGCGCGCACGATGCCGCCGGTCGCGGCCCGCATCGCAACCATCGTGAACGCGGCCGACCCGGCGGTGAACAACGCCGAAACCTTGGAGACGGTGACGCGCTGGAGAGCGCGGCGCGCCGACGGCATCGACTACCTCGAGCTGACGAATCTCCCCGAGAATCACGACATCATCGATCCCGATAACCCGCTCGCCCGCACCGATCTCGTCTACCCGAAACTGATCGAGATACTCGCTTTGTCGTCCTTCGACTCCGGCGCTTCGCGCCTACGCTCAGGATGA
- a CDS encoding DNA-3-methyladenine glycosylase I: MSKRCSWATTELSIAYHDTEWGRPVHDDRTFFEFLTLEGAQAGLSWETILRKRDRYREVFYDFDPARVARMTPARIEKVLTDPGIVRNRAKVASTVSNAKAFLKIQKEFGSFDAYVWRFVGGKPIDHRVKRLEDLPAESDESRALSKDLIARGFRFVGPTIMYAFMQATGLVDDHVIGCARHTPASR; encoded by the coding sequence ATGAGCAAACGCTGTTCGTGGGCGACGACGGAACTCTCGATCGCCTATCACGACACGGAGTGGGGACGTCCGGTGCATGACGACCGGACGTTCTTCGAATTCCTTACCCTCGAAGGCGCGCAGGCGGGTCTGAGCTGGGAGACGATCCTGCGCAAACGCGATCGCTATCGCGAGGTCTTCTACGATTTCGACCCGGCGCGCGTGGCCCGAATGACGCCGGCGCGGATCGAGAAAGTTCTTACCGATCCCGGTATCGTGCGCAATCGCGCCAAGGTCGCGTCGACGGTGAGCAACGCCAAGGCGTTTCTGAAAATTCAGAAGGAGTTCGGGTCGTTCGATGCCTACGTGTGGCGTTTCGTCGGCGGAAAGCCGATCGACCACCGCGTGAAACGGCTCGAGGATCTTCCCGCCGAGAGCGACGAATCGCGTGCGCTCAGCAAGGACCTGATCGCGCGCGGCTTCCGATTCGTCGGGCCGACGATCATGTACGCGTTCATGCAGGCGACCGGTCTGGTCGACGATCACGTCATCGGCTGTGCGCGGCATACTCCTGCCTCCCGCTAG
- a CDS encoding amino acid permease: MRVKPLARILAEGSDHEHGLKRSLGPWALTAMGIGAIIGTGIFVLTGVASATRAGPSLTISFVLAGIVSALAALCYAEVSSKIPISGSAYTYTYATMGEFLAWIVGWGLVFEYALGAATVSVGWSGYFTFILHTLFNLNIPQMWQHSHWDAMPGIANLPAAAIILLITALLVRGTKESGTVNAVIVTIKVLVVLFFIVIGVQHINPANYHLPPGPQSGLGGYFPFGWAGTLGGAAFMFFAYIGFDAVSTTAEEARNPARDLPFGIIMSLVICTVLYIVVAAILDGMVPFYTLNVAFPVAFAADSVGLAWAGVIISFGAIAGLTTVLLVMMYGQTRIFYAMSRDGLIPPSFTKLHPVWRTPVFSQIFFGVLIAAAGAFFPISILGSATNMGTLTAFVLVAVAVPVLRKRHPNLTGAFTLPFGPYLIPVFSALSALVLIYFLKVGNPLVWGFFPLVWLAFLTWLVIGLIFYFSYGRNKSTVALEEVEGLAPAQPRVN, translated from the coding sequence ATGCGGGTCAAGCCGCTCGCCCGAATTCTCGCGGAAGGTTCCGACCACGAACACGGGCTGAAACGCTCGCTTGGACCGTGGGCGCTGACGGCAATGGGAATCGGCGCGATCATCGGCACCGGAATCTTCGTCTTGACCGGCGTGGCATCCGCGACGCGCGCCGGCCCCTCGCTCACGATCTCGTTCGTGCTCGCCGGCATCGTGAGCGCACTTGCCGCATTGTGTTATGCCGAGGTGTCGAGCAAGATCCCGATCTCCGGCAGCGCGTACACGTACACGTACGCGACGATGGGTGAGTTTCTCGCCTGGATCGTCGGCTGGGGGTTGGTTTTCGAGTACGCGCTCGGCGCGGCCACCGTCAGCGTCGGCTGGTCGGGCTATTTCACGTTCATTTTGCACACGCTCTTCAACCTGAACATCCCGCAGATGTGGCAGCACAGCCATTGGGACGCTATGCCTGGGATCGCGAATCTGCCGGCCGCCGCGATCATCTTGCTGATCACCGCGCTGCTGGTTCGCGGCACGAAGGAATCCGGTACCGTCAACGCGGTGATCGTGACGATCAAGGTTCTCGTCGTGCTGTTCTTCATCGTGATCGGCGTGCAGCACATCAACCCGGCAAACTACCATCTGCCGCCGGGACCGCAAAGCGGGCTTGGCGGTTACTTTCCGTTCGGCTGGGCCGGCACGTTGGGCGGTGCGGCGTTCATGTTCTTCGCCTACATCGGCTTCGACGCGGTGTCGACGACGGCCGAAGAAGCGCGCAACCCGGCCCGGGATCTGCCGTTCGGCATCATCATGAGCCTGGTGATCTGCACGGTTCTGTACATCGTCGTCGCGGCGATTCTCGACGGTATGGTGCCGTTCTATACGCTCAACGTCGCCTTCCCGGTCGCATTCGCGGCCGATTCCGTCGGCCTCGCATGGGCGGGTGTCATCATCTCGTTCGGTGCGATCGCCGGGTTGACGACGGTGCTGCTCGTCATGATGTACGGCCAAACGCGAATCTTTTACGCGATGTCACGCGATGGGCTCATTCCGCCCAGCTTCACGAAACTGCATCCGGTGTGGCGGACGCCGGTCTTTTCGCAGATCTTTTTCGGCGTGCTCATCGCGGCGGCAGGCGCGTTCTTTCCGATCAGCATCCTGGGGTCTGCCACCAACATGGGCACGCTCACGGCGTTCGTGCTGGTGGCCGTTGCCGTGCCCGTGCTGCGCAAGCGTCATCCCAATCTGACCGGCGCGTTCACGCTGCCCTTCGGGCCGTACCTCATTCCGGTATTCTCGGCTCTCTCGGCGCTCGTCTTGATCTATTTCCTGAAGGTCGGCAACCCGCTGGTGTGGGGGTTCTTCCCGCTGGTGTGGCTCGCGTTTTTGACCTGGCTCGTCATCGGGCTCATCTTTTATTTTTCGTACGGACGCAACAAGAGCACGGTCGCGCTCGAGGAGGTCGAAGGCCTCGCACCTGCGCAGCCTCGCGTGAATTGA
- a CDS encoding aspartate aminotransferase family protein, whose protein sequence is MDTATKKSNAERAKAHLFAAQQTYYEEPLTLVDGEGTHLRDDRGREYLDAFAGIATNTLGYGDTEVAQAVADQAKKLIHASTLYLTEQQLDFAEKIAAIAPPGMTKSFVSNSGSEANETAALVARTAKNSADFLALEHAYHGRTVFTVALTGLSNWRNYGPQMPHVAFVPNPYCYRCPLNLTYPSCEIACARSAKRVIETATNGAPAAMITETIEGVAGIVTPPPEYYKVLKETLEPFGTLLIADEVQAGWGRLGDGIFGMVSSYGVVPDIITSAKGLASGLPIGITITRPELADAFKGPHINTFGGNPLSTRAASVTLEMIEKKHLVANAKRQGDALLAGLRDLQKRFPIIGEVRGRGLMIGVELVKDAKSKAYDAVATNRMLEAMRERGVLIGKGGRFGNVLRIQPPLIFSSDDVAEFLKSFESSLKTLG, encoded by the coding sequence ATGGATACGGCTACCAAAAAGTCTAACGCGGAGCGCGCCAAGGCGCATCTCTTCGCCGCCCAGCAGACGTATTACGAGGAACCGCTCACGCTGGTGGACGGCGAGGGAACGCATCTGCGCGACGACCGCGGGCGCGAATATCTCGACGCCTTTGCCGGGATTGCGACCAATACGCTCGGCTACGGCGATACCGAAGTGGCGCAAGCCGTTGCCGATCAGGCGAAGAAGTTGATTCACGCCTCGACGCTCTATCTCACCGAGCAGCAACTCGATTTCGCCGAGAAGATCGCCGCGATCGCGCCGCCGGGCATGACCAAATCGTTCGTGAGCAACTCCGGTTCGGAAGCGAACGAAACCGCGGCACTGGTCGCCCGAACGGCGAAGAACTCGGCGGACTTTCTCGCGCTCGAACACGCCTATCACGGACGTACCGTCTTTACGGTCGCGCTGACCGGGCTCTCGAATTGGCGCAACTACGGTCCCCAAATGCCGCACGTTGCGTTCGTACCGAATCCGTACTGCTATCGCTGTCCGCTCAACCTAACCTATCCTTCGTGCGAGATCGCCTGCGCCCGCTCGGCGAAGCGCGTGATCGAAACGGCGACGAACGGTGCACCGGCGGCGATGATCACCGAAACGATCGAAGGGGTCGCGGGCATCGTCACGCCGCCGCCCGAATATTACAAAGTGCTCAAAGAGACGCTCGAACCGTTCGGCACGCTGCTGATCGCCGACGAAGTACAGGCCGGATGGGGGCGTTTGGGTGACGGGATCTTCGGCATGGTGTCGAGTTACGGCGTCGTGCCGGACATCATCACGTCGGCGAAGGGCCTGGCCAGCGGGTTGCCGATCGGCATCACGATCACGCGCCCGGAGTTGGCGGATGCGTTCAAAGGGCCGCACATCAACACGTTCGGCGGCAATCCGCTCTCGACGCGCGCCGCGAGCGTGACGCTCGAGATGATCGAGAAGAAACATCTCGTCGCCAACGCCAAGCGTCAGGGCGACGCGCTGCTGGCGGGACTGCGCGATCTTCAGAAGCGCTTCCCGATCATCGGGGAGGTGCGCGGGCGCGGGTTGATGATCGGCGTCGAGCTGGTCAAGGACGCCAAGAGCAAAGCCTACGACGCGGTCGCGACGAATCGCATGCTCGAAGCGATGCGCGAGCGCGGCGTGCTGATCGGCAAAGGCGGGCGGTTCGGCAACGTGCTGCGCATCCAGCCGCCGCTGATCTTCAGCAGCGACGACGTCGCGGAGTTTTTGAAGTCGTTCGAATCCTCGCTGAAGACCCTCGGCTGA
- a CDS encoding NCS1 family nucleobase:cation symporter-1, producing MPFTQERDGDVVVLTPAAQAQLERNHTMWNEDLRPCTLAEHSWPGTKFASLWIGMCLCLPTYSLASGMIALGMNWWESVLTILTGSTIVMSAILLVSHAGTKFGIPYPVFARLWFGTRGAHLPALARAVIAAGWFGINSWFGGEALDAILSRIVPPWSGIGAHLALAFAIFWAINVLIAMRGPQAIGRLAQLSAPALALGAIALLVWALRREGGFGPMLAAPATIHGAAFWAAFYPSVVGVIAFWATLALNIPDYTRYARTQRGQMLGQALSMPITMAAFSFVGIAVTSTTVLLFGKALWNPVELIVTFPTPVVIVAGILVILSSVTINVGANVMAPARAFQNLWPQRIGFATGAVLTGILSLAMQPWYVLSTFATYIFTWLGTYGAMLGSFDGIAIADYWLVRKARLDLAQLYTPGGRYSYAGGINPRALVAVLVGWGLALLGFFVPPLHFLWSGGWIFSLLGGLVAYWLLMRTEASVLSEAEYDAITDGESSHEVEQHGYGYQKV from the coding sequence GTGCCGTTCACGCAAGAACGCGACGGCGACGTCGTGGTGCTCACGCCTGCGGCGCAGGCGCAGCTCGAACGTAACCACACGATGTGGAACGAGGATCTGCGTCCGTGTACGCTGGCCGAACACTCGTGGCCGGGAACGAAGTTCGCGTCGCTGTGGATCGGCATGTGTCTGTGTTTGCCGACGTACTCGCTGGCCAGCGGGATGATCGCGCTCGGCATGAATTGGTGGGAGTCGGTGCTCACGATCTTGACCGGCTCGACGATCGTCATGAGCGCGATTTTGCTCGTCTCGCACGCCGGTACGAAGTTCGGCATTCCCTACCCGGTGTTTGCGCGGCTCTGGTTCGGAACGCGCGGCGCACATCTGCCCGCGCTTGCCCGCGCGGTGATCGCCGCCGGCTGGTTCGGCATCAACTCGTGGTTCGGCGGCGAGGCGCTCGACGCGATTCTCTCCCGTATCGTGCCGCCGTGGAGCGGCATCGGCGCGCATCTGGCGCTCGCGTTCGCGATCTTCTGGGCGATCAATGTGCTGATCGCGATGCGTGGGCCGCAAGCGATCGGGCGTCTTGCGCAGCTCTCCGCACCGGCGCTGGCGCTCGGCGCGATCGCGCTGCTGGTCTGGGCGCTTCGGCGCGAAGGAGGCTTCGGGCCGATGCTCGCCGCGCCGGCCACGATCCACGGTGCCGCATTTTGGGCCGCGTTCTATCCCTCGGTCGTCGGTGTAATCGCGTTTTGGGCGACGCTTGCGCTCAACATCCCCGACTACACGCGGTACGCGCGCACGCAGCGCGGTCAGATGCTCGGGCAGGCGCTCTCGATGCCGATCACGATGGCGGCATTTTCCTTCGTGGGCATCGCGGTAACGTCGACGACCGTGCTGCTCTTCGGGAAAGCACTGTGGAACCCGGTCGAATTGATCGTGACCTTCCCGACGCCGGTGGTGATCGTCGCCGGCATCTTGGTCATCCTCTCGTCGGTGACGATCAACGTCGGCGCGAACGTGATGGCGCCCGCGCGCGCGTTCCAGAATCTCTGGCCGCAGCGCATCGGCTTTGCGACCGGCGCGGTGCTGACCGGCATCCTGAGCCTGGCGATGCAGCCGTGGTACGTGCTCTCGACCTTCGCCACGTATATTTTCACGTGGCTGGGGACCTACGGCGCGATGCTCGGCTCGTTCGATGGAATTGCGATCGCCGATTATTGGTTGGTTCGCAAAGCGCGGCTCGATCTGGCGCAACTCTACACGCCCGGCGGCCGCTACTCGTATGCCGGCGGCATCAACCCGCGCGCTCTGGTCGCGGTTCTCGTCGGCTGGGGGCTGGCGCTGCTCGGATTTTTCGTGCCGCCGCTGCACTTTCTGTGGAGCGGCGGCTGGATCTTCAGCTTGCTCGGCGGCCTCGTCGCGTACTGGCTGTTGATGCGCACGGAGGCTTCCGTGCTTTCCGAAGCGGAATACGATGCGATAACTGACGGCGAGAGCTCGCACGAGGTGGAACAGCATGGATACGGCTACCAAAAAGTCTAA
- a CDS encoding nitrilase-related carbon-nitrogen hydrolase has product MDSRITIGLIQARNDVDGSEPVERHKKAAIDKHVRLIREAKQRGAQIVCLQEIFYGPYFCTEQTTKWYDAVEPIPDGPTTQLMCALARELGIVLVVPIYEEEFSGVYYNTAAVIDAGGEYLGKYRKHHIPQVQAGPAGCGFWEKYYFRPGNLGYPVFETAFAKVGVYICYDRHFPEGARALGLGGAEIVFNPSATVAGLSEYLWKLEQPAHAVANGYYVGAINRVGVEAPWNMGEFYGQSYLVDPRGEFVAMGSRDRDEVVIGVMDREVIRTVRNTWQFFRDRRPDSYEALVAE; this is encoded by the coding sequence GTGGATTCGAGAATTACGATCGGTCTGATTCAGGCTCGTAACGATGTCGACGGCAGCGAGCCGGTCGAGCGGCACAAGAAGGCAGCGATCGACAAACACGTGCGCCTGATCCGCGAGGCCAAGCAGCGCGGCGCGCAGATCGTCTGCCTGCAAGAGATCTTTTACGGTCCGTACTTTTGTACCGAGCAGACGACGAAGTGGTACGATGCCGTCGAACCCATTCCCGACGGGCCCACGACGCAGCTCATGTGCGCCCTCGCTAGGGAATTGGGTATCGTGCTGGTCGTACCGATCTACGAAGAAGAATTCTCCGGCGTCTACTACAACACGGCGGCGGTGATCGACGCAGGCGGTGAATATCTTGGTAAATACCGCAAGCATCACATCCCGCAGGTGCAGGCGGGACCGGCGGGCTGCGGGTTTTGGGAGAAATATTATTTCAGGCCGGGAAATCTCGGCTATCCGGTCTTCGAGACGGCCTTTGCGAAGGTCGGCGTCTACATCTGTTACGACCGGCATTTTCCGGAAGGCGCGCGCGCGCTCGGGTTGGGCGGTGCGGAGATCGTCTTCAATCCGTCGGCGACGGTGGCCGGCCTCTCCGAGTATCTTTGGAAGCTCGAGCAGCCCGCGCACGCGGTGGCAAATGGATATTACGTCGGCGCGATCAACCGCGTCGGCGTCGAGGCGCCCTGGAACATGGGCGAGTTCTACGGGCAGTCGTATCTGGTCGATCCGCGCGGTGAATTCGTTGCGATGGGGAGCCGCGACCGCGACGAGGTCGTGATCGGCGTCATGGATCGGGAGGTGATCCGGACGGTGCGCAACACCTGGCAATTTTTCCGCGACCGCCGTCCCGATAGCTACGAAGCGCTGGTGGCCGAGTAG
- the hydA gene encoding dihydropyrimidinase gives MGTVIRGGTVVTATDTQRADVLIEGERITMLAESIPSGGHEVIDASGAYVFPGGVDPHTHLDMPFGGTITADDFESGTRAALLGGTTTVVDFALHTRGDSLHNALKTWHGKAGGKACGDYAFHLTIADGRDETMNEISKIINEQGVNSFKVFMAYKHVLYVDDETIFKTLQACRDAGGLVQVHAENGDVIEVITKQALAEGKTDPVWHARTRPVECEGEATHRAIRLAEIAGAPLYVVHVSSAMAADMISDGRKRGLPIYGETCPQYLVCDTEDYLRPDFEGAKYVLSPPIRDKWNQSVLLRKLKNLELHAFGSDHCSFNLCGQKDLGRHDFSKIPNGAPTIEDRLAILYHVGVNGGVISPNQFVALGSTNPAKLFGLFPRKGAIAVGSDADVVVWDPSAERTISAKTHHMKVDNSVFEGMRVKGRPRYVFSRGLKVAQNDEFTGRKGHGRFVPSEKFYPVAV, from the coding sequence TTGGGAACGGTCATCCGCGGCGGTACCGTCGTAACCGCCACCGATACGCAGCGTGCGGACGTCCTCATCGAGGGCGAGCGCATCACCATGCTCGCCGAATCGATCCCGAGCGGCGGTCATGAGGTGATCGACGCGAGCGGCGCCTACGTTTTTCCGGGCGGCGTCGATCCGCACACGCATCTCGACATGCCGTTCGGCGGAACGATCACGGCCGACGATTTCGAGAGCGGCACGCGCGCGGCACTGCTGGGCGGGACGACGACGGTCGTCGATTTCGCGCTGCATACCCGCGGCGATTCGCTCCACAATGCTCTGAAGACGTGGCATGGCAAGGCCGGCGGCAAGGCGTGCGGCGACTACGCGTTTCATCTCACGATCGCGGACGGCCGAGACGAGACGATGAACGAGATTTCCAAAATCATCAACGAGCAGGGCGTGAACTCGTTCAAGGTGTTCATGGCGTACAAGCACGTGCTCTACGTCGACGACGAGACGATCTTCAAAACGTTGCAAGCCTGCCGTGATGCCGGCGGCCTCGTACAGGTGCACGCCGAGAACGGCGATGTGATCGAGGTGATCACGAAGCAGGCGTTGGCCGAAGGCAAGACCGATCCGGTCTGGCACGCGCGCACCCGCCCGGTCGAATGCGAAGGCGAGGCGACGCATCGCGCGATTCGCTTGGCCGAGATCGCCGGCGCGCCGCTCTACGTCGTTCACGTCTCGAGCGCCATGGCGGCCGACATGATTAGCGACGGGCGCAAGCGCGGCCTGCCGATCTACGGCGAGACGTGTCCGCAATACCTCGTATGCGACACCGAGGATTATTTGCGTCCGGATTTCGAGGGCGCGAAGTACGTGCTCTCGCCGCCGATTCGCGATAAGTGGAATCAAAGCGTATTGCTGCGCAAGCTCAAGAACCTCGAGTTGCATGCCTTCGGCTCCGACCACTGCAGCTTCAACCTCTGCGGTCAAAAGGACCTCGGCCGTCACGACTTCTCGAAGATTCCCAACGGCGCGCCGACGATCGAGGACCGTCTCGCAATCCTCTATCATGTCGGCGTCAACGGCGGCGTGATCAGCCCGAATCAGTTCGTCGCGCTCGGCTCGACCAATCCCGCCAAGCTCTTCGGGCTCTTCCCGCGCAAGGGTGCGATCGCGGTGGGCAGCGACGCCGACGTCGTGGTGTGGGATCCGAGCGCCGAGCGCACGATCTCGGCCAAGACCCATCACATGAAGGTCGACAACAGCGTCTTCGAGGGCATGCGGGTGAAGGGCCGTCCGCGCTACGTGTTCTCGCGCGGGCTCAAGGTCGCGCAAAACGACGAATTTACCGGCCGCAAGGGCCACGGAAGATTCGTACCGAGCGAAAAATTCTATCCGGTGGCGGTGTAA